TTCGGCAACATCGAATACCACTACGACATCCTCGCCAAACGGCTGCGCGAGCTGTCTTTCCTCAATAATGGTGTGCGTATCCGCCTCATCGACCAGCGCAGCGGCAAGGAAGAAGACTTCGCCTTCGCCGGCGGCGTCAAGGGCTTCGTCGAATACATCAATCGCAGCAAGAACGTGCTGCACCCGAACATCTTCCACGCCGAAGGCGTTTCCGGACCGATCGCCGTTGAAGTGGCGATGCAATGGAACGATTCCTACGCCGAGCAGGTTCTCTGTTTCACCAACAACATCCCGCAAGCCGACGGCGGCACGCACCTGACCGGCCTGAGGCAGGCGATCACGCGCGTCATCAACAAATACATCGAGGAAAACGAGATCGCCAAGAAGGCGAAGGTCGACATCGCCGGCGATGACATGCGCGAAGGCCTGACCTGCGTGCTGTCGATCAAGATGCCGGATCCAAAATTCGCCTCACAGACGAAGATGAAGCTGGTATCGAGCGAGGCCCTGCCGGCAGTACAGGAAGTCGTCGCCGCCAAGCTCACCGATTTCCTGCTGGAAAATCCCGTCGATGCGAAAATCATCACCGGCAAGATCGTCGAGGCCGCCCGAGCGCGTGAAGCGGCGAGGAAGGCCAGGGAGATGACGCGCCGCAAGGGGGTGCTCGACAGCATCGGTCTGCCCGGCAAGCTCGCCGACTGCCAGGAGAAGGACCCGGCGCTGTGCGAGCTCTACATCGTCGAGGGCGATTCCGCCGGCGGTTCGGCCAAGCAAGGCCGCGACCGCAGGTTCCAGGCAATCCTCCCGCTCAGAGGCAAGGTGCTGAATGTCGAGAAGGCACGCCTCGACAAGGTGATTTCCTCGGAACAGATCGTCACCCTGTTGACGGCGTTGGGTTGCGGCTTCGGCAAAGAAGATTACAAGCCCGAGAAGCTTCGTTATCACCGCATCATCATCATGACCGATGCGGACGTCGATGGCGCGCATATCCGTACCCTGCTGCTGACCTTTTTCTTCCGCCAGATGCCGGAACTCGTCGAGGGTGGGCACATCTATATCGCCCAACCGCCGCTCTACAAGATCAAGCACGGCAAGACCGAACGCTACCTCAAGGATGACAACGAGCTGAACCAGTATCTGCTCAGCCTGGCGTTGGAAGGCGCAGCCCTGATTCCCAGGGCAGGCGCACTGGCCATCGAAGGCAGTGCCCTTGCAGAACTGGCGAACAGCTATCTGACGTCGGAAGCGATCATCCGCCGCCTGGCCGATTTCGTAGACGGCGAAGCCCTACACGCGTTGATTGCCCATGACATCGCGCTGGATTTGAGTAGTGAAGCCGCTGCCCTCGCCAGTGCGGCTCGCATGCGCGCAGCGCTGTCGGACAAGCTGCAGGTGACGGTGGATTTCGATGCACGCAATGAACGCTGGCAATTGCGTCTCGCCAAGATGCGCCACGGTAACTTGCGCGTCAGTCTTATCGACGAAGAATTCCTCGTCTCGGGTGACTACGCGCAATTGCGCAAGACCGCCAGCCTGCTCGCCGGCCTGGTAGGCAATGATGCCGTAATCCGGCGCGGAGAAAAGTCACAGCAGGTAACGAGCTTCGCTGCAGCGATGCAATGGCTGTTTTCCGAAGTCGAACGCAATCTCGTCAAACAGCGCTACAAAGGGCTGGGCGAGATGAACCCGGAACAGCTGTGGGAGACGACGATGGATCCGAGCGTGCGGCGTTTGCTCAAGGTCAGAATCGAGGATGCGATCGCGGCGGACGAAATCTTCACCACGCTGATGGGAGACGTCGTCGAGCCGCGCCGCAAGTTCATCGAGGAAAACGCCCTCTACGCGCGCAATATCGACGTTTGAGGGCTTGTGAAATCGCTCCGCTACTAGAAGTTGGCGCCTGCCTTGTTGGCGAGGTATGCCACCGCGCGGGCGAGCTCTTCATCCGTCGCGTCGGAGCCCCCCTTGGGCGGCATCGCACCCTTGCCGGCCTTCGCAGAGGCGACGAGCGCATCGTAGCCTTGTGCAATACGCGGCCCCCAGGCAGCCTTGTCGCCCGCCTTGGGGGCGCCAGCGACGCCGGCTTCGTGACAGGCGCTGCAAACGGCCTTGTAGAGCTCTTCACCGCTGCGGCTGCCTTTTGCCGCACCTGCAGCAGACAATGGCGCGAGTTTGACCTTGGCGACCGGTTGGATGCGCAGGTTCGCGGCTTCCTCATCGGCGGCTTTGGGGGTGCTGCCCATCGCTAGGGCGATGGTAGGAATCACAACAAGACCGGCAAGCGCCAGCCGTCGAGCAAAACAATTTTGCATCATGCTATCCCTTTCCGGAAACGAATCGAGCGTTTTGGCCGCACGGGCCATTTCGAATTATCTGCGAATTCGCCCGGCTTGTGGGCTGGCCTCGTGGCCAGCCGATTTGGACCCGCGACGAAGCGGGCCAAGTCTGTCAGGCCGCCTTACCTGCCGACCGCTGCCAGGGTCGTTGCATCCAGCGTGGGAGCCCCAAGGTCGCCGATGCGACGCTAGCCTGTGATTTGTTCGTCGCCTTTCGAGACGCCGAGCCGTCGTAGCTTTTCCCACAGTGTCTTGCGGGTGATACCGAGCGCCTCGGCAGCCCGGGTCATGTGACCGCCATGCCGTTCTAGCGTCAACATCAGATAATCGCGTTCGCAGGCCATCAGATAGTCGGCCAGAGATGCGGAGACCGGCTGAACGGCCAGACCGACGTCCTGGCCATTGTCGAAAAAGGCCTCTGGGCCAAGCACCGGACCGGAGGCGAGAATGCAGGCACGTTCGACCGCATGCTTGAGCTCGCGCACGTTGCCCGGCCAGGAATAACTGAGCAGAGCCTGTTCGGTGCGCGGGTCGAGGCGTCGCCTCTCGTCGGGATGCTGGCGATTGAATTCATCGATGAAATGACGCACGAACCAGCGAATGTCGTCCGGACGCTCGCGCAGTGGGGGTATGCGCAAATGGATCACGTGGATGCGGTAATAGAGGTCTTCGCGGAACTTTCCTTCCTCGACCATGGCCTTGAGATCGCGATGGGTCGCACAGATCAAACGGAAATCGCTGGTGAGGGGCTTTTCGGCACCGAGGCGAACAAAACGGCGATCCTGAATGACACGCAGCAACTTGGCCTGCATCGACAGTGGCATCTCGCCGATCTCGTCGAGAAACAGGGTGCCGCCATCGGCCTGTTCGAACAGCCCGCGCTTGGCCCGCATAGCGCCAGTGAAAGCGCCTTTTTCATAGCCGAACAGTTCCGCCTCCATCAGCGTCTCCGGAATCGAGGCGCAATTGACGGCGACGAATTCGCCTGTGCTACCGACGGCGTGATGATGAAATAGACGCGCGACGTGTTCCTTGCCGGAGCCGGATTCGCCGGTGATCATCAAG
This genomic interval from Sulfuricystis multivorans contains the following:
- a CDS encoding c-type cytochrome, which produces MMQNCFARRLALAGLVVIPTIALAMGSTPKAADEEAANLRIQPVAKVKLAPLSAAGAAKGSRSGEELYKAVCSACHEAGVAGAPKAGDKAAWGPRIAQGYDALVASAKAGKGAMPPKGGSDATDEELARAVAYLANKAGANF
- the gyrB gene encoding DNA topoisomerase (ATP-hydrolyzing) subunit B, with protein sequence MTEQETQNSGYNEDSITQLEFPDNVRQRPGMYIGDTSDGTGLHHMVFEVVDNAVDEALAGYCDDIVVTIHADNSISVTDNGRGIPVGIKYDDKHTPKRSAAEIALTGLHAGGKFNQNSYKVSGGLHGVGVSCVNALSEWLRLTVRRDGKKHFIEFRRGLPVERIIEVQDGVEVSPLKVIGETKGRGTEVHFLADAQIFGNIEYHYDILAKRLRELSFLNNGVRIRLIDQRSGKEEDFAFAGGVKGFVEYINRSKNVLHPNIFHAEGVSGPIAVEVAMQWNDSYAEQVLCFTNNIPQADGGTHLTGLRQAITRVINKYIEENEIAKKAKVDIAGDDMREGLTCVLSIKMPDPKFASQTKMKLVSSEALPAVQEVVAAKLTDFLLENPVDAKIITGKIVEAARAREAARKAREMTRRKGVLDSIGLPGKLADCQEKDPALCELYIVEGDSAGGSAKQGRDRRFQAILPLRGKVLNVEKARLDKVISSEQIVTLLTALGCGFGKEDYKPEKLRYHRIIIMTDADVDGAHIRTLLLTFFFRQMPELVEGGHIYIAQPPLYKIKHGKTERYLKDDNELNQYLLSLALEGAALIPRAGALAIEGSALAELANSYLTSEAIIRRLADFVDGEALHALIAHDIALDLSSEAAALASAARMRAALSDKLQVTVDFDARNERWQLRLAKMRHGNLRVSLIDEEFLVSGDYAQLRKTASLLAGLVGNDAVIRRGEKSQQVTSFAAAMQWLFSEVERNLVKQRYKGLGEMNPEQLWETTMDPSVRRLLKVRIEDAIAADEIFTTLMGDVVEPRRKFIEENALYARNIDV
- a CDS encoding sigma-54-dependent transcriptional regulator — protein: MRCPPDRKPRLCLIEDDAIMGESLAQLFSLEGFDVSWYRTAAAARQALLAERYCVVVSDIRLPDMNGGDLFLELVTQQPALPPFLFMTAYGTIDRAVELLKAGAADYVTKPFDVDSLVQKVRGLAEIYGAGGEADDISLGVSAAMRRIAESLPRLARHASALMITGESGSGKEHVARLFHHHAVGSTGEFVAVNCASIPETLMEAELFGYEKGAFTGAMRAKRGLFEQADGGTLFLDEIGEMPLSMQAKLLRVIQDRRFVRLGAEKPLTSDFRLICATHRDLKAMVEEGKFREDLYYRIHVIHLRIPPLRERPDDIRWFVRHFIDEFNRQHPDERRRLDPRTEQALLSYSWPGNVRELKHAVERACILASGPVLGPEAFFDNGQDVGLAVQPVSASLADYLMACERDYLMLTLERHGGHMTRAAEALGITRKTLWEKLRRLGVSKGDEQITG